In Methanosarcina siciliae T4/M, one genomic interval encodes:
- a CDS encoding prephenate dehydrogenase produces the protein MNPDPEKTSSGKTKVLILGGTGEMGQWFTRFFKERGYEVTVWGKGGKVEVARKLNVPFASDLDATIPENDIVIVSVPINATEETIAEVAPKMKAGSLLMDFTSIKVKPVEAMQRFAPAGVEILGTHPMFGPTIPTIRGQTVILVPVKERSEKWFPVMRQLFEEGGAHVEITTAAEHDRLVSVVQGLTHFAYISIGTTIDRLDFDIKKSRKFVSPVYSIMLDFVGRILGQNPYLYALIQMENPGVLEVHEAFIEECEELSGLVRAHDEEGFVRKMKAAARKYDDTAHALRRSDKLINSRITEYETILNSVGKVCGFSHVYSGKIHVGTVEKVGPNEVILTKLASKGSAPHIKNKFIKLKLENLRLLSESELREWRKENLVHSVRDISVLIPEGADPEIVLGAVKTNKHLVACQISDIYSGTEGTGSKNKIRETGRLGVTYRITIFGDCHTGSVDAEVTALLCGLGCRVREKNLKLKE, from the coding sequence TTGAACCCGGACCCTGAAAAAACGAGCTCCGGAAAAACGAAGGTTTTGATCCTCGGCGGAACCGGAGAGATGGGACAGTGGTTCACTCGTTTTTTTAAAGAAAGGGGTTATGAGGTTACGGTCTGGGGAAAAGGGGGCAAGGTGGAGGTCGCCAGGAAACTGAATGTACCCTTTGCTTCGGACCTTGATGCGACCATCCCTGAAAATGATATAGTAATAGTATCAGTTCCGATCAATGCAACGGAAGAGACCATTGCAGAAGTCGCCCCGAAGATGAAAGCAGGAAGCCTTCTCATGGACTTTACCTCCATCAAGGTAAAGCCTGTTGAAGCCATGCAACGATTTGCACCTGCCGGGGTTGAGATTCTTGGAACGCACCCCATGTTCGGGCCCACGATTCCCACCATCAGGGGGCAAACGGTAATCCTTGTCCCGGTAAAGGAACGCTCGGAAAAATGGTTTCCGGTAATGAGACAGCTTTTTGAGGAAGGTGGAGCCCACGTTGAAATCACGACCGCAGCCGAACACGACAGGCTGGTCTCAGTGGTACAGGGGCTGACGCATTTTGCTTATATCTCAATAGGAACAACCATCGACAGGCTTGATTTCGATATCAAGAAATCCAGGAAATTCGTAAGTCCGGTCTACAGCATAATGCTTGACTTTGTAGGGAGGATCCTGGGCCAGAACCCTTACCTTTACGCCCTCATCCAGATGGAAAACCCGGGTGTCCTGGAGGTGCATGAAGCATTTATAGAGGAATGCGAGGAACTTTCCGGCCTTGTACGGGCTCATGACGAAGAAGGCTTCGTAAGGAAAATGAAAGCTGCCGCCCGAAAATACGACGATACGGCCCATGCCCTTCGTAGGTCGGATAAGCTGATAAATTCCAGAATAACCGAGTATGAGACCATCCTGAACTCTGTCGGAAAAGTCTGCGGCTTTTCTCATGTTTATTCCGGAAAGATCCATGTAGGCACAGTGGAAAAAGTTGGCCCGAATGAGGTAATTCTTACAAAGCTTGCTTCAAAAGGAAGCGCCCCTCATATAAAAAACAAATTCATAAAACTCAAGCTTGAAAACCTTCGCCTCCTTTCGGAATCCGAACTGAGGGAGTGGAGAAAAGAAAACCTGGTGCATTCGGTAAGGGATATTTCGGTCCTGATCCCTGAAGGCGCAGATCCCGAAATTGTCCTCGGGGCAGTAAAAACAAACAAACATCTTGTAGCCTGTCAAATCAGTGATATTTACAGTGGGACTGAAGGAACAGGATCTAAAAATAAGATAAGAGAGACAGGAAGGCTTGGCGTGACTTACAGAATAACTATTTTTGGGGACTGCCACACCGGTTCTGTCGACGCTGAGGTGACAGCCCTTCTCTGCGGGCTTGGGTGCAGGGTAAGGGAGAAAAACCTGAAGCTTAAGGAATGA
- a CDS encoding shikimate dehydrogenase: MKRVFGVFGDPIGHSLSPAMHNAAFSALGMDCIYHAFRVRPENLGKAILGAGAMGFGGLNLTVPLKEEALKLDFIKPDPLAEKIGAINTVVFSETGEIRGYNTDGLGAIQALLDAAVEIEGSKVVVTGAGGAARAVTFQLAAAGAEITVVNRTAERAVELAKDVAAVALPGKISGVGLSGLKELLRDADILINTTTLGMHPNTDTTIATAEELHSELTVFDIVYNPLETRLLKEAKAAGAKTVSGVLMLVYQGAEAFKLWTGAEAPAELMKETVLEALQA; encoded by the coding sequence ATGAAGCGAGTTTTTGGTGTATTTGGAGACCCTATAGGTCATTCTCTTTCCCCTGCCATGCATAATGCAGCGTTTTCCGCCCTTGGCATGGACTGTATCTACCATGCTTTCAGGGTCAGGCCTGAAAACCTGGGAAAAGCAATCCTCGGAGCCGGAGCTATGGGATTTGGGGGACTTAACCTGACAGTCCCGTTAAAAGAAGAAGCTCTGAAACTGGATTTCATAAAGCCTGACCCCCTTGCCGAGAAAATCGGAGCAATAAACACCGTAGTCTTCAGCGAGACAGGAGAAATCCGGGGATACAACACCGACGGACTCGGAGCAATACAGGCTCTTCTAGATGCTGCAGTGGAAATAGAGGGGTCCAAAGTGGTGGTTACAGGAGCAGGAGGAGCAGCAAGAGCGGTCACTTTCCAGCTTGCAGCCGCCGGCGCCGAGATCACCGTAGTAAACCGGACAGCAGAAAGGGCGGTTGAACTTGCAAAAGATGTCGCAGCTGTAGCCCTTCCGGGAAAAATAAGCGGAGTCGGGCTTTCGGGGTTAAAAGAACTACTGCGGGATGCAGACATCCTGATCAATACCACGACTCTCGGGATGCACCCGAACACGGATACAACGATTGCGACAGCAGAAGAACTTCACAGTGAACTTACTGTTTTTGATATCGTCTATAACCCGCTTGAGACCAGGCTTTTAAAAGAAGCAAAGGCCGCAGGGGCAAAAACCGTAAGCGGGGTTTTAATGCTCGTCTACCAGGGAGCTGAAGCTTTCAAACTCTGGACAGGAGCCGAAGCCCCGGCCGAACTCATGAAAGAAACCGTCCTGGAGGCTCTGCAGGCTTGA
- the aroD gene encoding type I 3-dehydroquinate dehydratase, protein MTQIGPFDLEKKAAVIAVILEKPLETSKKAAEKGADILEVRLDLLGIRDPESAAKIIRGIKSETGLPILVTNRSGTEGGKWEGKEEDRTGLLAALLSLKDGPDAVDIELSASREDRDKVIKAAKAHGKTTIVSSHDFSKTPSPQEMTAILTEMFTAGADIAKLAVMPGSLEDVLNLLKVTLEFKNAGKAVCTIAMGNPGKHTRVVAPLYGSLLTYASVESDAAAAPGQLPVDEVKKIMEMLK, encoded by the coding sequence ATGACGCAAATAGGCCCTTTTGACCTTGAAAAAAAAGCTGCAGTTATTGCAGTAATCCTTGAAAAGCCCCTTGAAACCTCAAAAAAAGCAGCTGAAAAGGGGGCTGACATCCTCGAAGTCCGGCTGGATTTGCTGGGGATCAGGGACCCGGAAAGTGCTGCAAAAATAATCAGGGGAATTAAATCCGAAACAGGGCTTCCCATACTCGTTACCAACCGTTCCGGGACAGAAGGAGGAAAGTGGGAAGGAAAAGAAGAAGACCGAACAGGGCTTCTGGCAGCCCTACTTTCCCTTAAAGACGGACCTGATGCTGTTGATATCGAACTCTCTGCCAGCAGGGAAGATAGAGATAAAGTTATAAAAGCGGCTAAAGCTCATGGAAAAACCACAATCGTTTCTTCCCATGATTTTTCAAAAACCCCTTCTCCACAGGAAATGACGGCAATTCTGACAGAAATGTTTACTGCAGGAGCGGATATTGCCAAACTTGCGGTGATGCCCGGATCACTGGAAGACGTCCTTAACCTGCTGAAAGTTACGCTGGAATTCAAAAATGCAGGGAAAGCCGTATGCACCATTGCAATGGGCAATCCGGGAAAACACACGCGAGTGGTTGCCCCTCTTTACGGTTCGCTCCTGACATATGCATCGGTAGAAAGCGATGCTGCCGCAGCCCCGGGTCAGCTCCCGGTAGATGAAGTAAAGAAGATAATGGAAATGCTAAAATGA
- a CDS encoding 3-dehydroquinate synthase II: MKKKSVWIKADEGGWEEQKDRITTGLESGADCVLVNPGDVEKVRELGNITVAAFARDNKSGADIVVVGKRGEGDGTKPLPQEIPGSFDINAATLLMDKGVSIGGYVVIKDKHYEHFAAEMGKICDYLLVTGTDWKVIPLENLIADLQHQKVKIIFGVKSAEEARLAFQTLEAGADGVLLDSGNPQEIKDTIKAARELERESAELEAAVVTRVEPLGMGDRVCVDTCNLMQRGEGMLIGSQASGMFLVNSESDDSPYVAARPFRVNAGAVHSYIKIGEKTRYLSELRAGDPVTIVDSKGEQREGIVGRVKIESRPLMLIEAKAGDRTLTAILQNAETIKLVGKGGTPISVAKLKKGDEVLVRLEEGARHFGKKIEETIIEK; encoded by the coding sequence TTGAAAAAGAAAAGCGTCTGGATAAAAGCCGATGAAGGCGGATGGGAAGAACAGAAGGATAGGATCACGACAGGCCTGGAATCCGGAGCCGACTGTGTACTGGTAAACCCGGGAGATGTGGAAAAGGTCCGGGAACTGGGAAACATTACAGTAGCAGCTTTTGCCCGCGACAACAAGTCCGGAGCTGACATTGTGGTCGTGGGAAAGAGAGGAGAAGGTGACGGGACAAAACCCCTGCCCCAGGAAATTCCGGGTTCTTTTGATATAAACGCAGCAACCCTGCTCATGGACAAAGGTGTAAGCATAGGCGGATATGTGGTCATAAAGGACAAACACTATGAACATTTCGCAGCCGAAATGGGAAAAATCTGCGATTATCTGCTGGTTACAGGCACTGACTGGAAAGTTATCCCTCTCGAGAACCTGATAGCTGACCTCCAGCACCAGAAAGTAAAGATCATTTTCGGAGTAAAAAGTGCAGAGGAAGCAAGACTTGCCTTCCAGACCCTTGAAGCCGGAGCTGACGGAGTCCTTCTTGACAGCGGAAATCCCCAGGAAATAAAAGATACAATCAAAGCTGCAAGAGAACTGGAAAGAGAAAGTGCCGAACTTGAAGCTGCGGTTGTAACAAGGGTCGAACCCCTCGGAATGGGGGACAGGGTCTGTGTGGACACATGCAACCTCATGCAGCGCGGAGAAGGCATGCTGATAGGTTCGCAGGCAAGCGGGATGTTCCTGGTAAACTCGGAATCCGATGACAGCCCTTACGTGGCAGCCCGTCCCTTCAGGGTAAATGCAGGTGCGGTTCACTCTTACATCAAAATAGGGGAGAAAACCCGCTATCTTTCGGAACTCCGGGCCGGAGATCCAGTAACTATCGTAGACTCAAAAGGAGAACAGCGGGAAGGCATAGTCGGCAGGGTCAAGATCGAAAGCCGCCCCCTGATGCTGATAGAAGCAAAAGCCGGGGACAGGACTTTAACGGCAATCCTGCAAAATGCCGAAACCATCAAACTTGTAGGAAAAGGCGGAACCCCGATCTCGGTTGCAAAACTCAAGAAAGGAGACGAAGTCCTGGTCCGCCTTGAAGAGGGAGCCAGGCATTTCGGCAAAAAAATTGAAGAAACGATTATAGAGAAGTGA
- a CDS encoding 2-amino-3,7-dideoxy-D-threo-hept-6-ulosonate synthase: MSEIGKKIRIERLMNRESRNMVVIPMDHGISDGPIEGLINITDTVNRVAEGGANAVLMQKGMVKYGHRGYGHDIGLIVHISASSVLSPDPNAKVQVCTVEEVIKMGADAVSMHVNVGSNTEADQLEMLGKICRDCTEWGMPLLAMMYPRGKKITNPHDPVNVAHAARIGAELGADVVKTVYTGDPDSFRDVVRGCPVPVVIAGGPKTSTDRELLEMIDGAMEAGARGAAIGRNVFQHRDPVRLTRAICEIVHHRRPVEEALEQLK; encoded by the coding sequence ATGTCAGAAATTGGAAAGAAAATCCGCATAGAAAGGCTGATGAATCGGGAAAGCAGAAACATGGTCGTCATTCCCATGGACCATGGGATCTCCGACGGACCTATTGAAGGGCTTATCAACATTACCGACACAGTTAATAGGGTTGCCGAAGGAGGAGCAAACGCAGTTCTCATGCAGAAAGGCATGGTCAAGTACGGGCACAGAGGATACGGCCATGATATAGGGCTTATTGTGCACATCAGTGCCTCTTCCGTTCTGAGCCCTGACCCCAACGCCAAGGTACAGGTCTGTACCGTTGAAGAAGTTATAAAGATGGGAGCTGATGCAGTTTCCATGCACGTCAATGTGGGTTCCAATACCGAAGCCGACCAGCTAGAAATGCTCGGTAAAATCTGCAGGGACTGTACGGAATGGGGAATGCCTCTTCTTGCTATGATGTACCCCAGAGGCAAAAAGATCACAAACCCCCATGACCCTGTAAATGTTGCACATGCTGCAAGGATCGGTGCCGAACTCGGAGCTGATGTTGTAAAAACCGTCTACACCGGAGATCCCGACAGTTTCAGAGACGTGGTAAGGGGCTGCCCTGTGCCTGTAGTAATTGCAGGCGGGCCGAAGACCTCAACCGACAGGGAACTTCTTGAAATGATCGACGGGGCAATGGAAGCCGGAGCAAGAGGAGCTGCGATAGGAAGAAACGTATTCCAGCACCGGGACCCTGTAAGACTTACCCGGGCTATCTGCGAAATCGTACACCACAGAAGACCTGTGGAAGAAGCGCTGGAGCAATTAAAGTAA
- a CDS encoding GMP synthase subunit A, with protein MKELKILVVNNYGQFCHLIHRAVRDLDMDTKIIPNVTPIEDILAEEPDGLILSGGPEMERAGLCFDYAREIDIPILGICLGHQAIALAYGGHVHSGKKGGYAEIEIEVIEEDDILRGLGPKTTVWASHADEVAILPEGFIHLARSDICEIEAMRHPTKPIYGVQWHPEVSHTKQGDELLMNFFEVCDRY; from the coding sequence ATGAAAGAATTAAAAATCCTTGTTGTAAATAATTACGGACAATTTTGCCACCTTATTCACAGGGCTGTCCGGGATCTTGACATGGATACGAAGATCATTCCCAACGTAACCCCTATAGAGGATATCCTGGCAGAAGAGCCTGATGGCCTGATCCTGAGCGGAGGCCCGGAGATGGAAAGGGCAGGCCTCTGTTTTGACTATGCCCGGGAAATCGATATCCCTATTCTTGGAATCTGCCTGGGGCACCAGGCAATTGCCCTTGCTTACGGGGGGCATGTACACTCAGGGAAAAAAGGCGGGTACGCCGAGATTGAAATCGAAGTCATCGAAGAAGACGACATACTCAGGGGTCTTGGCCCAAAAACAACCGTCTGGGCTTCCCATGCCGATGAGGTTGCTATTCTTCCTGAAGGCTTTATCCACCTTGCCCGTTCGGATATCTGCGAGATTGAAGCCATGCGGCACCCCACAAAACCGATTTATGGAGTTCAGTGGCACCCTGAAGTTTCCCACACAAAGCAGGGAGATGAGCTGCTGATGAACTTCTTTGAGGTCTGTGACCGGTATTAA
- a CDS encoding signal recognition particle protein Srp54: MVMEKLGDSLQGALKKLIGAGRIDERTVNEVVKDIQRALLQADVNVKLVMGMSQRIKERAMKEEPPAGMNPREHVIRIVYQELMEIIGKGAEIQLKPQTIMMVGLQGSGKTTSAAKLARYFQRKGLKAGVVAADTFRPGAYHQLKTLAEKLNVGFYGEEGNPDAVEITNHGLKALEKYDIKIVDTAGRHALEADLIEEMEQIHAVAKPDHKFMVLDAGIGQQASQQAHAFNDSVGITGVIITKLDGTAKGGGALSAVSETKAPIAFIGVGETPEDFEKFEADRFISRLLGMGDLKSLMEKAEESLSEEDVNVEALMQGRFTLKDMYKQLEAMNKMGPLKQIMSMLPMGGMGGMKFSDEMFQATSDKMKNYKVIMDSMTEEEMTDPRVIGGSRIKRISKGSGCSSEDVRELLKYHKTMQTALKGFRGGKFNIQKMMKKKMGM; this comes from the coding sequence ATGGTAATGGAAAAACTCGGAGACTCCTTACAGGGGGCACTCAAGAAACTGATCGGCGCGGGGCGAATTGATGAGCGCACGGTCAACGAAGTAGTAAAAGACATTCAGAGAGCTTTGCTCCAGGCCGATGTTAACGTAAAACTTGTCATGGGGATGTCCCAGAGAATTAAAGAACGTGCAATGAAAGAAGAACCGCCTGCGGGTATGAATCCGAGGGAGCACGTAATCCGCATCGTGTACCAGGAACTGATGGAAATCATAGGGAAGGGAGCGGAGATCCAGCTCAAACCCCAGACCATCATGATGGTGGGGCTGCAGGGGAGCGGAAAAACCACAAGTGCTGCAAAACTTGCCCGCTATTTCCAGAGAAAAGGGCTTAAAGCAGGTGTTGTTGCCGCAGATACTTTCAGGCCCGGAGCTTACCACCAGCTCAAGACTCTCGCTGAAAAACTCAATGTGGGTTTTTATGGGGAAGAAGGAAATCCCGATGCTGTCGAAATTACCAACCACGGGCTTAAAGCCCTGGAAAAATACGATATAAAAATAGTGGACACTGCAGGCAGGCATGCCCTTGAAGCCGACCTGATAGAAGAAATGGAACAGATCCATGCTGTTGCAAAACCCGACCACAAGTTCATGGTTCTGGATGCAGGGATAGGGCAGCAGGCAAGCCAGCAGGCTCATGCTTTCAACGACTCTGTGGGGATCACAGGAGTTATCATCACAAAACTGGACGGGACCGCAAAAGGTGGCGGAGCCCTGTCAGCCGTATCCGAAACAAAGGCTCCGATTGCTTTTATCGGAGTAGGGGAAACCCCTGAAGACTTTGAAAAGTTCGAAGCTGACAGGTTCATTTCAAGGCTGCTCGGAATGGGAGACCTCAAGAGTCTGATGGAAAAGGCTGAAGAGAGCCTGAGTGAAGAAGACGTAAATGTCGAAGCCCTGATGCAGGGACGTTTCACCCTCAAGGACATGTACAAGCAGCTCGAAGCAATGAACAAGATGGGCCCTCTCAAGCAGATCATGTCCATGCTCCCGATGGGTGGTATGGGAGGCATGAAGTTCTCAGACGAAATGTTCCAGGCTACCAGTGACAAAATGAAAAACTACAAGGTCATCATGGACTCGATGACAGAAGAGGAAATGACAGACCCCAGGGTCATAGGCGGATCAAGGATCAAGAGGATTTCGAAGGGTTCGGGCTGCAGTTCAGAGGATGTAAGGGAGCTTCTGAAATACCACAAAACCATGCAGACAGCTTTGAAAGGCTTCAGAGGCGGAAAATTCAATATCCAGAAAATGATGAAGAAGAAAATGGGGATGTAA
- a CDS encoding helix-turn-helix transcriptional regulator — protein MNIIRCGKNIISKKAFNIKALGLLLLLLKVRTMDKMLTDLLFMSQKRKNLLLLLRDGGKTIEEITDTLNVTPMGMLPQIKKLKEELLVLQDQKEYRLTPLAEILVEKMQPLLDILEVIEEHKDFWQERDLSGLPPAFLERLNELKPYSLTKPDTDKLFETRPVFLENVEKSRDILSLASIFHPVFSDTLLRTEDKDAEITLIVTKRIYERLRTDFKKKLELYLKQEKKRLFVCDDEVKIAMMTKTEHFMMADFLTWKGAYDRESIISFEPAPIKWAEDLILYYRDQAQEIKG, from the coding sequence ATGAACATAATTAGATGCGGTAAAAATATTATTTCAAAAAAAGCCTTTAACATTAAAGCCCTTGGATTACTGCTACTGCTCCTGAAAGTGAGAACAATGGATAAAATGCTGACAGACCTGCTCTTTATGTCCCAGAAAAGAAAGAACCTTTTGCTCCTTCTGAGGGACGGAGGGAAAACAATAGAGGAAATTACAGATACTCTTAATGTTACCCCGATGGGGATGCTCCCCCAAATAAAAAAATTAAAGGAAGAGTTACTGGTTTTACAGGATCAGAAGGAATACAGGCTTACCCCTCTGGCAGAAATTCTGGTCGAAAAAATGCAGCCTCTTCTTGATATTCTTGAGGTTATCGAGGAACATAAAGATTTCTGGCAGGAGCGAGACCTGAGCGGTTTGCCTCCAGCCTTTCTCGAAAGACTTAACGAATTAAAACCTTACTCTCTTACAAAACCCGACACCGATAAACTTTTTGAGACTCGTCCAGTATTTCTGGAAAACGTGGAGAAATCAAGAGACATACTTTCTCTGGCTTCGATATTCCACCCGGTATTTTCGGATACACTTCTGAGAACTGAGGACAAGGATGCCGAAATTACCCTTATAGTAACAAAAAGAATTTATGAAAGGCTGAGAACCGACTTTAAAAAAAAACTGGAACTTTACCTGAAACAGGAGAAAAAGCGGCTTTTTGTCTGCGATGACGAAGTAAAAATAGCTATGATGACAAAAACCGAACATTTCATGATGGCCGATTTCCTTACATGGAAAGGAGCTTATGACCGGGAGAGTATCATAAGCTTTGAACCTGCTCCTATAAAGTGGGCTGAAGACCTTATTCTCTATTATAGAGACCAGGCTCAGGAGATTAAGGGGTAA
- a CDS encoding DUF169 domain-containing protein yields the protein MDRIQKEIVPFSWCPELRQLMETGEPVCVSFKTDKRSGKGSEELPEKSGFLFCELVQKARMGEKFRISGQSCAPGDYVLGLSEKSPAGYYLQSGRYRDMQAAEKAALSLPRLKRKFCSVVIEPLSLNRDTFDVLILFLKPQEAMRIVQANAYSEGERTLMDTTGAASICGDCTALALERGIGLSFGCKGSRKHSGYEDFEVPLGIDFEKIEEIEEGLSKLPETTQ from the coding sequence ATGGATCGCATACAAAAAGAAATAGTACCGTTTTCATGGTGCCCGGAACTCAGGCAGTTGATGGAAACCGGAGAGCCTGTCTGTGTGAGCTTTAAAACGGATAAAAGAAGCGGAAAAGGAAGTGAAGAGCTTCCTGAAAAATCCGGCTTTCTTTTTTGCGAACTTGTGCAGAAAGCCCGTATGGGCGAGAAATTCCGGATTTCCGGACAGAGCTGTGCTCCCGGAGATTATGTCCTTGGGCTCTCTGAAAAAAGCCCTGCTGGATATTATCTTCAGTCCGGAAGGTACAGGGATATGCAGGCTGCGGAAAAGGCAGCCTTGTCCCTTCCAAGATTAAAGAGAAAATTTTGTTCCGTAGTGATAGAACCTCTGTCCCTTAACAGGGATACCTTTGATGTGCTAATCCTTTTCCTTAAACCTCAGGAAGCCATGCGCATTGTTCAGGCAAATGCCTATTCCGAAGGAGAAAGGACATTGATGGATACTACGGGAGCGGCTTCAATCTGCGGAGACTGCACCGCACTGGCTCTTGAAAGAGGCATAGGCTTATCTTTCGGGTGCAAAGGATCAAGAAAACACAGCGGATACGAAGATTTTGAAGTCCCTCTAGGGATTGATTTTGAAAAAATAGAAGAAATCGAGGAAGGGCTTTCAAAGCTTCCCGAAACAACGCAATGA
- the sepS gene encoding O-phosphoserine--tRNA ligase — protein sequence MKFDPEKIKKNAKENFDLAWNEGKKMVKTPTLNERYPRTTFRYGKAHPVYDTIQKLREAYLRMGFEEMMNPLIVDEKEVHKQFGSEALAVLDRCFYLAGLPRPNVGISDERIAQINGILGDIGDEGIDKVRKVLHAYKKGKVEGDDLVPEISASLEVSDALVADMIEKVFPEFKELVAQASTKTLRSHMTSGWFISLGALLERKEPPFHFFSIDRCFRREQQEDASRLMTYYSASCVIMDEDVTLDHGKAIAEGLLSQFGFEKFLFRPDEKRSKYYVPDTQTEVFAFHPKLVGSNSKYSDGWIEIATFGIYSPTALAEYDIPCPVMNLGLGVERLAMILHDAPDIRSLTYPQIPQYSEWEMSDSDLAKQVFVDRTPETLKGQEIAAAVVAQCELHGEEPSPCEFPAWEGEVCGRKVKVSVIEPEENTKLCGPAAFNEVIAYQGDILGIPNTKKWQKAFENHSAMAGIRFIEAFAAQAATEIEEAAMSGAKEHIVRVRIVKVPSEVNIKIGATAQRYITGKNKKIDMRGPIFTSVKAEFE from the coding sequence ATGAAATTCGATCCAGAAAAAATAAAAAAAAATGCAAAGGAGAATTTTGACCTTGCCTGGAACGAAGGTAAGAAAATGGTCAAAACCCCGACCCTTAACGAGCGCTACCCGAGAACCACCTTTAGGTACGGGAAAGCTCACCCTGTTTATGATACAATCCAGAAACTGAGAGAAGCCTATCTGCGCATGGGTTTCGAAGAGATGATGAACCCTCTTATAGTTGACGAAAAAGAGGTCCACAAGCAGTTCGGAAGCGAAGCCCTCGCAGTCCTTGACCGCTGTTTCTATCTTGCAGGGCTGCCCCGTCCGAATGTGGGGATTTCTGACGAGCGTATTGCACAGATAAACGGAATCCTGGGAGACATCGGGGACGAAGGCATAGACAAGGTCAGGAAAGTCCTTCATGCTTACAAAAAAGGGAAAGTCGAAGGTGACGACCTGGTGCCTGAAATCTCGGCATCCCTCGAAGTTTCGGATGCCCTTGTAGCCGATATGATTGAAAAGGTCTTTCCCGAATTCAAAGAGCTTGTAGCCCAGGCAAGCACAAAAACACTGCGCAGCCACATGACAAGCGGCTGGTTCATTTCCCTGGGTGCCCTCCTTGAGCGAAAAGAGCCGCCTTTCCACTTTTTCTCAATTGACCGCTGTTTCAGGCGGGAACAGCAGGAAGACGCTTCCAGGCTTATGACCTACTACTCGGCTTCCTGTGTTATTATGGACGAGGACGTGACCTTAGACCACGGAAAAGCCATTGCAGAAGGGCTTCTCTCCCAGTTTGGCTTTGAGAAGTTCCTCTTCAGGCCCGATGAAAAACGCAGCAAGTACTATGTGCCTGACACCCAGACCGAGGTCTTTGCCTTCCACCCTAAACTCGTGGGCTCGAACTCCAAGTACTCGGACGGCTGGATCGAGATTGCAACCTTCGGGATCTATTCCCCGACAGCCCTTGCAGAATACGACATCCCTTGCCCTGTCATGAACCTGGGGCTCGGAGTCGAAAGGCTTGCCATGATCCTGCATGACGCCCCAGACATCCGCTCCCTGACTTATCCGCAGATCCCCCAGTATTCCGAGTGGGAGATGTCGGACAGTGATCTTGCAAAACAGGTCTTTGTGGATAGGACCCCGGAAACCCTCAAAGGACAGGAAATTGCAGCAGCCGTGGTCGCCCAGTGCGAACTGCACGGGGAAGAGCCAAGCCCCTGTGAATTCCCTGCCTGGGAAGGAGAAGTTTGCGGAAGGAAAGTAAAAGTCTCCGTAATCGAGCCAGAAGAGAATACGAAACTCTGCGGGCCTGCTGCCTTCAACGAGGTCATTGCCTATCAGGGGGATATCCTTGGCATCCCGAACACGAAGAAGTGGCAGAAAGCCTTTGAGAACCACTCCGCAATGGCAGGCATCCGCTTCATAGAAGCTTTTGCCGCTCAGGCTGCCACGGAAATTGAAGAAGCTGCAATGTCCGGAGCAAAGGAACATATCGTCAGGGTCAGGATTGTCAAGGTCCCCTCGGAAGTCAATATCAAGATAGGCGCTACTGCCCAGCGTTATATCACGGGCAAAAACAAAAAAATAGATATGAGAGGCCCGATTTTCACGTCCGTAAAAGCGGAATTCGAGTGA
- a CDS encoding translin family protein, with amino-acid sequence MLEEISFQIRDNFETKNKIREEGLKISREIVRECRTASFALHGKDFEKADSSINAAGRALKKLKSRFKGHADIYHAGFVEHAQQEYSEVAVLYGLLKEEGKIQNLPSPDELGVEYAAYLNGLGDLVGELRRHVLDLIREEAFEKAEVFLGIMENIHAVLMDFDYPDAITGGLRRKTDISRSLIEKTRGDVVNSIQQKKLELAMKSLESRL; translated from the coding sequence ATGTTGGAGGAAATTTCTTTCCAGATAAGGGATAATTTTGAGACTAAAAATAAGATCAGGGAAGAAGGACTGAAAATTTCAAGGGAAATCGTCAGGGAATGCAGGACAGCAAGCTTTGCTCTGCACGGGAAAGACTTTGAAAAGGCAGATAGCAGCATAAATGCGGCTGGAAGAGCTTTGAAGAAACTTAAATCCCGGTTCAAAGGACATGCTGACATTTACCATGCCGGCTTTGTAGAACATGCCCAGCAGGAATATTCGGAAGTTGCAGTTCTCTACGGCCTATTAAAGGAAGAAGGAAAGATACAGAATCTTCCTTCCCCGGACGAACTGGGAGTCGAGTATGCCGCCTATCTTAACGGGCTTGGAGATTTGGTGGGGGAGCTCAGAAGACATGTCCTTGACCTCATAAGGGAAGAAGCCTTTGAAAAGGCCGAAGTATTTTTAGGGATCATGGAAAATATCCATGCAGTCCTTATGGACTTTGACTACCCTGACGCAATAACCGGCGGGCTCAGGCGAAAGACCGATATCTCCCGCTCCCTGATAGAAAAAACACGTGGAGATGTGGTAAACTCGATTCAACAGAAAAAACTTGAGCTTGCAATGAAGAGCCTGGAATCCAGGCTGTAA